A segment of the Leptidea sinapis chromosome 21, ilLepSina1.1, whole genome shotgun sequence genome:
gctttgaagcattaatgttgcttccagaaattaattttaactcggatttaaataagcacgatattagtacaaatttttcgtttaatcttcttaaaaatactgtttggattgattaccatcatatttacacagacgcgtctaaacattcctcctcggatcccgttggtgtaggtgtctatcacgctcaatttaaaatatcacagaaaattaaacttcctccggaaacatcggtgtttactggggaatgttatggtatttttaaggctattgaatatattattctatttaaacttccaaaaacaataattttctctgattcaaaaagtgccttacagtctctcagtaggttcccatttaaatcaaaaaacatttcttctgttgtcatagaattaagaaatctattaaataaatgcaatcactttggtctttctgtgttgtttgtatggatccccagccatagcgacattcctggtaatataaaagcagaccaactagctaatgaagccgtggtcgagtgcgacattttcccttataaagttttttgccaggatctaggtgctcttcctatagttcaccttcaggattgttggaatagactttggactgaaactggtcaatcaaaaggcaggaaatattttaaccttcagccacttatttcatttaaaccatggtttttccgtgccaaatgcaataagttagtatgttcttctatcataagaatgcgtttgggtcatgtttgcactcctgttcatcttaacagattaggcattgtatctactgacatgtgtgaatgtgaatccgataaatgtgatctagatcacattttcttttcatgttctctatacgaccgctcctcattcctgaatgatctaatatctcttaatgttccttttcctacctgtatatcctgtctaattacgtatccatgtaaattttataaaatattgtcatctttcattcttcagaatcatatcaaagtttaaatatttgtaatgttgtgtaagtagcaagtatatatgtatatttatgaaatttttaatatccgtttcaatcctctttctacttatctgatcctttcccgtgttccgtatccctttttaacttagtttcccaatcttaTAATTaacgttattggcaaaaagtaaacgctattgccaaaagaagaaaaaaaaaaactcaagaaatttttatttttcactaaCCATTAGTATTGTCTACGTTAAACGTTTTGAAGTTTAGAAGAAggatttatattaaatgattttaaagtTATGCAATCTTGTTCAGTTGAgaaacactgaaaatgtttttgCGGTactgatataattattaataacagagATAAAATAATACCATAACCCTGCACTTGCATTATATAATGACATAAACAATCCAGTTTGAATTCCTCATAAATGCTACAAGAGACGAAATTCGAGAGaagattttataatgaaaattggttggattcaaaaaattgttaataagtGGCCAGGCCGCCGAACTTTGGGTATTTATAGATTTCTTCCGTTGTTTTTTGTCCTAGGATCAGCTCTAGAATTTTCAATGATTAACTGGAAAGTAGGTGAAGTGAATTTTTACAATACTTTCAAAAGACGTCAAGCCAAGACTATTGTAGAagaaaaattagaaaaatattcatctttaaaaaataataattcatcataatatataagaatatgCCTGCTGGAGTAAGCTGGGGTCGTTATCTTTCATTCACTGTGGCTGCTGGGCTATCAATGCTTGCAGGTTCACAAGCAGTACATCTGCATTACAAACCACTAGTGGACTTAAATGTGTACCTTAAGAAGGAATTGAATAATTTACCACCAGATATTCAAGATAAAATAATGGCAGAACTTAAAGAAGAAGGATTTTTGAAGTAATTatcaataatgttttaatagtgTGTAGATACTGTATAATGTGTTATTAATGTGAAT
Coding sequences within it:
- the LOC126970701 gene encoding small integral membrane protein 4, giving the protein MKIGWIQKIVNKWPGRRTLGIYRFLPLFFVLGSALEFSMINWKVGEVNFYNTFKRRQAKTIVEEKLEKYSSLKNNNSS
- the LOC126970703 gene encoding protein brawnin → MPAGVSWGRYLSFTVAAGLSMLAGSQAVHLHYKPLVDLNVYLKKELNNLPPDIQDKIMAELKEEGFLK